The Lycium barbarum isolate Lr01 chromosome 9, ASM1917538v2, whole genome shotgun sequence genome has a segment encoding these proteins:
- the LOC132610782 gene encoding uncharacterized protein LOC132610782, which translates to MSNFNLGKKLLPSKKAWKSFTNKLQSRLHKLKLSKAIKSSKNLCIRAYNYIFPIITRKFYSLINRSSPPRTRRNFYHNYYQYQQCHKGTSPIYVDQLFPEPMQKSEKTQSPKISTPQAKEFVASSSDVNVNRRRLDQEEQEIILRAIEENTSLKKGKVVIESGTNYRTCDNIDEWRTPSMPHINGVDRRAEEFISKFREDMELERQQSILDFQEMLARGA; encoded by the coding sequence ATGTCAAATTTCAACTTAGGAAAAAAGCTTTTACCATCTAAAAAAGCATGGAAGAGCTTCACCAACAAGTTACAATCAAGATTACACAAGCTCAAGCTTTCAAAAGCTATCAAAAGTTCTAAAAACCTTTGCATTAGAGCTTACAACTACATTTTCCCAATTATTACTCGAAAATTCTACTCCTTGATCAATCGTTCTTCACCACCGCGTACTCGTCGAAATTTTTACCATAATTACTACCAATACCAACAATGTCACAAGGGTACTTCACCTATATACGTGGACCAGCTCTTCCCCGAACCTATGCAGAAATCGGAAAAAACTCAGAGTCCTAAAATATCCACGCCTCAAGCTAAAGAATTTGTTGCTTCAAGTAGCGATGTTAATGTTAATAGAAGAAGATTGGATCAAGAAGAACAAGAGATTATTTTGAGGGCTATTGAAGAAAACACTTCTTTGAAAAAAGGTAAGGTCGTCATTGAGAGTGGTACTAATTATAGAACATGTGATAATATTGATGAATGGAGAACTCCTTCAATGCCACATATAAATGGAGTGGATAGAAGAGCTGAAGAATTTATCTCTAAGTTTCGTGAAGATATGGAGCTTGAAAGGCAACAATCCATTCTTGATTTTCAAGAAATGTTGGCTAGAGGTGCttaa
- the LOC132609046 gene encoding malate dehydrogenase: MAKDPVRVLVTGAAGQIGYALVPMIARGVMLGTDQPVILHMLDIPPAAEALNGVKMELVDAAFPLLKGVVATTDAVEACTGVNVAVMVGGFPRKEGMERKDVMTKNVSIYKSQASALEKHAAPNCKVLVVANPANTNALILKEFAPSIPEKNITCLTRLDHNRALGQVSERLSVQVSDVKNVIIWGNHSSTQYPDVNHATVKTPAGDKPVRELVGDDAWLNGEFIATVQQRGAAIIKARKLSSALSAASSACDHIRDWVLGTPEGTFVSMGVYSDGSYNVPAGLIYSFPVTCKNGEWSIVQGLPIDEFSRKKLDLTAEELSEEKALAYSCLN; encoded by the exons ATGGCTAAAGATCCAGTTCGTGTTCTTGTTACTGGTGCCGCAG GACAAATTGGATATGCCTTGGTGCCGATGATTGCCAGGGGGGTGATGTTGGGTACAGATCAGCCTGTAATTCTCCACATGTTGGATATTCCACCTGCTGCAGAGGCACTGAATGGAGTGAAGATGGAATTGGTGGATGCTGCCTTCCCTCTTCTTAAGG GTGTTGTTGCCACAACTGATGCTGTTGAGGCATGCACTGGTGTTAATGTTGCTGTCATGGTTGGAGGTTTCCCCAGGAAAGAAGGCATGGAAAGAAAAGATGTCATGACAAAGAATGTTTCTATTTACAAGTCCCAGGCTTCTGCTCTCGAGAAGCATGCTGCTCCCAACTGCAAG GTGTTGGTTGTTGCTAACCCTGCCAATACAAATGCATTGATCTTGAAAGAATTTGCACCATCCATTCCTGAGAAGAACATTACCTGTCTCACAAGGTTGGACCATAACAGGGCCCTTGGCCAAGTCTCAGAGAGACTGAGTGTCCAAGTGAGTGATGTTAAAAATGTCATCATTTGGGGAAACCACTCATCAACACAGTATCCTGATGTCAACCATGCAACAGTTAAGACACCAGCTGGAGATAAGCCAGTCCGTGAACTTGTGGGTGATGATGCATG GTTGAACGGAGAGTTCATTGCTACCGTACAGCAGAGGGGTGCTGCCATTATCAAGGCTAGAAAGCTTTCTAGTGCCCTTTCCGCTGCTAGTTCTGCTTGTGATCACATACGTGACTGGGTCCTTGGAACTCCAGAG GGAACTTTTGTTTCTATGGGTGTTTACTCTGATGGGTCATACAATGTCCCAGCTGGGCTTATCTATTCCTTCCCAGTTACATGCAAAAATGGAGAATGGTCCATTGTTCAAG GTCTTCCAATTGATGAGTTCTCAAGAAAGAAGTTGGACTTGACAGCTGAGGAACTATCAGAGGAAAAAGCATTGGCATACTCCTGCCTTAATTAA